In one window of Candidatus Kryptonium sp. DNA:
- a CDS encoding M28 family metallopeptidase, with product MRAIKALLLILIPAMTMFSQITVDNFLTDDAKKAMNYITEDYIRANVQFLSHDLLEGRGTGSRGELLAATYIATQFKLMGLEPGGDKGSYFQMVPLSGITTYPDKEMVVKGKGRTIRFKYYDDFIAVSGVKKDFVSIKDASIVFVGYGIVAPEQNWDDYKGVDVSGKILLMLNDDPPATPEEPNLFGGKARTYYGRWTYKYEIAAKKGALGAIIIHTTPSAGYGWNVVQTSWSGEEFELANDTEPRILLKGWLTEDATKKLLALAGQNLDELVKMAQTRQFKPVDLGLKLSLNMKVKVREIISQNVIGVLRGGDEKLKDEYIIITSHHDHLGIGKPVNGDSIYNGALDNASGVSALLSIAKAFSELKVKPRRSIMFVAVTAEEAGLLGSKYFAQNPPVPPVKMVANLNVDGINIWGKTKDVILIGMEKSTIGEIVSEIASKYQGRYVKPDQFPELGMFYRSDQFNFAKIGVPAIYFDNGVEYINKPEDYGRKVVEEYIAKHYHQPSDEYNDSWVLDGAVEDAKLVFLTAYYLANADKKPEWKPDSEFRLIREQMMR from the coding sequence ATGAGAGCAATTAAAGCATTACTACTGATCCTGATCCCTGCTATGACGATGTTTTCTCAAATAACGGTTGATAATTTCCTCACAGATGATGCGAAGAAAGCTATGAATTATATTACTGAAGATTATATCAGAGCGAATGTTCAATTTTTATCACATGACTTGCTTGAAGGAAGAGGCACAGGTTCAAGGGGCGAACTTCTCGCGGCGACATATATCGCGACACAGTTTAAACTTATGGGGCTTGAACCAGGCGGAGATAAAGGTTCATATTTTCAAATGGTCCCACTTTCTGGGATAACTACTTATCCAGACAAAGAAATGGTTGTAAAGGGAAAAGGTAGGACAATAAGGTTCAAGTATTATGATGATTTTATAGCCGTTTCAGGTGTTAAGAAAGATTTTGTGTCAATAAAAGATGCGAGTATTGTATTTGTGGGTTATGGGATAGTTGCTCCTGAACAAAATTGGGATGATTATAAAGGTGTTGATGTTTCGGGAAAGATATTGCTTATGTTAAATGATGATCCACCCGCGACTCCGGAAGAACCAAATCTTTTCGGTGGCAAAGCAAGAACTTATTATGGTAGATGGACTTACAAATATGAAATTGCCGCTAAAAAAGGAGCTCTTGGAGCGATAATAATTCATACCACCCCATCTGCTGGTTATGGCTGGAATGTCGTGCAAACTTCATGGTCTGGTGAAGAATTTGAACTCGCAAATGATACTGAACCAAGGATCTTGCTTAAAGGTTGGCTTACTGAAGATGCAACCAAAAAATTACTTGCACTTGCAGGGCAAAATCTGGATGAACTTGTGAAAATGGCGCAAACAAGGCAGTTTAAACCTGTTGATCTTGGTTTAAAACTCTCGCTGAACATGAAGGTTAAGGTTAGGGAAATCATTTCACAAAATGTTATTGGTGTTCTGCGTGGCGGAGATGAGAAATTGAAAGATGAATACATAATCATCACATCGCATCATGACCATCTCGGAATTGGTAAACCAGTTAATGGTGATTCAATTTACAATGGAGCGCTTGACAATGCTTCGGGTGTTTCTGCTTTGCTTTCAATTGCTAAAGCGTTTTCGGAGTTGAAAGTTAAACCGCGCAGATCTATTATGTTCGTTGCAGTAACTGCCGAGGAAGCAGGACTTCTTGGTTCAAAATATTTCGCCCAAAATCCACCAGTTCCGCCAGTTAAAATGGTGGCTAACTTGAATGTAGATGGAATTAACATTTGGGGTAAAACGAAAGATGTTATTTTAATTGGGATGGAAAAGAGCACGATTGGTGAAATAGTAAGTGAAATAGCAAGTAAATATCAAGGTAGATATGTAAAGCCAGATCAATTCCCAGAGCTCGGTATGTTTTATAGATCGGATCAGTTTAATTTCGCTAAAATAGGAGTTCCAGCCATATATTTTGATAATGGAGTTGAATACATTAACAAGCCGGAAGATTATGGCAGAAAGGTTGTTGAAGAATATATTGCAAAACATTATCATCAGCCAAGCGACGAATACAATGATTCATGGGTTTTAGATGGAGCAGTTGAAGATGCGAAACTTGTTTTTCTTACAGCTTATTATCTTGCAAATGCGGATAAGAAGCCGGAATGGAAACCAGATAGCGAGTTTAGGTTGATAAGAGAACAAATGATGAGATGA
- a CDS encoding lysophospholipid acyltransferase family protein produces MKNYIEYIAFKFFVFLARLLPLRVLQRLGRSFGIFAYYFLPYRKKVAFENLKNSFPDKSESEIRRILKMAYVNFFITLFEFVSFQKLKPEDLKDLVRMENFNYVTEALSEGRGLILMSGHFGNWELSAIVLGIEINKPLNIIVKTQRNKLVDNEINKWRCKFGNRVIPMEKAYRESLRVLSTGGVVALLADQSAPKEGLFVNFLGRPASTFAGPAVMSLRTGAPIVMGFSIREKNFKYRFVFEKVDFKPSEDENENIIKLTQLHTTILEKYVRQYPDHWLWFHRRWKHSPPQSFQSE; encoded by the coding sequence GTGAAAAATTACATAGAGTATATCGCTTTTAAATTTTTCGTTTTTCTTGCTCGTCTTTTACCTTTGCGAGTTTTGCAACGATTGGGGAGATCGTTTGGAATCTTTGCATATTATTTTCTTCCATATAGAAAGAAAGTTGCTTTTGAAAACTTAAAAAACTCCTTTCCAGACAAGAGCGAAAGCGAGATCCGACGAATTTTAAAAATGGCATATGTGAATTTTTTCATAACTCTTTTTGAGTTTGTAAGCTTCCAAAAATTAAAGCCAGAAGATCTCAAAGATTTGGTTAGAATGGAAAACTTTAATTATGTCACTGAGGCATTAAGTGAAGGGCGTGGTTTGATTTTAATGTCTGGACATTTTGGAAATTGGGAGTTAAGCGCTATCGTTTTGGGTATTGAAATTAACAAACCACTAAACATAATAGTTAAAACACAAAGGAACAAGCTCGTTGATAATGAAATAAACAAATGGAGATGTAAGTTTGGAAATAGAGTTATACCAATGGAAAAAGCCTACAGAGAATCATTAAGAGTTTTATCAACCGGTGGGGTGGTTGCACTCCTTGCGGATCAAAGCGCACCTAAGGAAGGGCTTTTTGTAAACTTTTTAGGTAGACCTGCTTCAACATTTGCAGGTCCAGCGGTTATGTCCTTGCGAACTGGCGCTCCGATTGTGATGGGTTTTTCAATAAGAGAGAAAAATTTTAAATATCGTTTCGTCTTTGAAAAAGTTGATTTTAAACCGTCCGAAGATGAAAATGAAAACATAATTAAATTAACTCAACTTCACACAACAATTTTAGAAAAATATGTGCGTCAATATCCAGATCATTGGCTTTGGTTTCATAGACGATGGAAACATAGCCCACCACAAAGTTTTCAATCCGAATGA
- the waaF gene encoding lipopolysaccharide heptosyltransferase II, with protein MNIDIKNWKKILIIQTAFIGDVVLALPLLQVLRRKLPNAEIDFMLIPKTAELLKNHPDVNEVIVFDKKNKDRGLSGIFKLAKKVALKRYDVVFILQRHFRSALIPFLAKIKIRVGFNKSAFKFLYTHIVKYEKIHEIERNLSLLKPFGIETSRKELPNLYPSDDEKLYVDQLLSGVNSKIISIAPGSVWETKRWLKEKFAELAKLLSDDGFVIALVGGVEDFKLCEEIKTMSDAKNVINFCGKLSLLQTAELIRRSVLLVSNDSAPMHIAVAMRTPVVAIFGSTVPEFGFYPYGEKDRVVQVENLYCRPCGTHGRKKCPEGHFKCMKLIDSERVYLEVKSLIQEIE; from the coding sequence ATGAATATAGATATTAAAAACTGGAAAAAGATCCTGATAATTCAAACTGCATTTATCGGTGATGTGGTGCTTGCGCTTCCACTTTTGCAAGTTTTGCGTAGGAAATTGCCTAATGCTGAAATTGATTTCATGCTTATACCTAAAACTGCTGAACTTTTAAAAAATCATCCAGATGTCAATGAAGTAATAGTTTTTGACAAGAAAAATAAAGATAGGGGATTGAGCGGAATCTTTAAATTGGCTAAAAAGGTAGCTTTAAAAAGATATGATGTTGTGTTCATATTACAAAGACATTTTAGAAGCGCTTTGATTCCTTTTTTAGCGAAGATTAAAATTCGCGTCGGATTTAACAAAAGTGCCTTTAAATTTCTTTATACTCACATAGTCAAATATGAGAAGATCCACGAGATTGAAAGAAACCTTTCATTGCTCAAACCGTTTGGCATAGAAACAAGCAGGAAAGAGCTTCCGAATCTTTATCCATCTGATGATGAAAAACTTTATGTTGATCAACTTCTTTCTGGAGTTAACTCAAAAATCATCAGTATTGCGCCAGGTTCTGTGTGGGAGACAAAAAGATGGTTGAAAGAAAAATTTGCAGAGCTTGCGAAACTTCTTTCGGATGATGGATTTGTAATTGCTCTCGTTGGAGGTGTTGAGGATTTCAAACTATGTGAGGAAATAAAAACTATGAGCGATGCGAAGAATGTTATAAATTTTTGTGGGAAGCTAAGTTTGCTTCAGACAGCTGAACTAATTCGTCGTTCTGTGCTCCTTGTTTCAAATGATTCTGCACCAATGCACATTGCAGTTGCAATGCGAACGCCGGTGGTTGCTATATTTGGCTCAACTGTGCCTGAATTTGGATTTTATCCATATGGTGAAAAAGATAGAGTTGTGCAAGTTGAAAATCTATATTGTAGACCTTGTGGAACTCACGGGAGAAAAAAATGTCCTGAAGGACATTTCAAGTGTATGAAGTTAATTGATTCAGAGAGAGTTTATCTTGAGGTCAAGAGTTTAATCCAAGAAATTGAATAA
- a CDS encoding 3-deoxy-D-manno-octulosonic acid transferase, translating to MNDNNKTQRYGFQKNKHTIMKKFNLILTLIFYNLFLIPILFVAFHILGHLNKKAKKGIEGRKDLFKNLELKIKQKFNPQKPTFWFHSSSLGEFEQAKPLIAKIREKINPNIIVTFFSPSGYEHSKNYPLADVISYIPFDSIFNAKKFTNLIKSHKTYLFLMKYDIWPNHIHMARKNNFTICIANAIVNEKKTSFPQRFFYSTFYELCDYIFLISKNDEKNISKLKLKKPKIFSTGDTRYDQVFIRSKESKKKASLPSNVTKTKNDEKKKIFVVGSSWEDDEKIIIPTIVKIQKYEPKLLTIIVPHEPTEENIRKIEEELADKISFIRFSAIENYTDQKVIIVDAVGYLMSLYAYADVAYVGGSFKQGIHNVLEPATYGIPVIYGPKINNSPEAQNLAKIGGGFIVKDKKEFYKTLRKLLSDEKLRTESGKRSFELVSSNLGATEKIIQFLGLNS from the coding sequence ATGAACGACAACAACAAAACCCAGAGATATGGCTTTCAAAAAAATAAACATACCATAATGAAGAAATTTAATCTGATTCTAACGCTGATTTTTTACAACTTATTTCTTATCCCGATTCTTTTCGTCGCTTTTCACATTCTCGGGCATCTGAATAAAAAAGCAAAAAAGGGCATAGAAGGGCGAAAAGATCTCTTCAAAAATCTTGAATTAAAAATAAAGCAAAAATTCAACCCACAAAAACCAACATTTTGGTTTCATTCCTCATCACTTGGTGAATTTGAACAGGCTAAACCATTGATAGCAAAAATTAGAGAAAAAATTAACCCAAATATAATCGTAACCTTCTTTTCTCCATCCGGATATGAACATTCAAAAAACTATCCACTTGCAGATGTGATCTCTTACATCCCTTTTGACTCAATCTTCAACGCTAAAAAATTCACAAACCTAATAAAATCTCATAAAACTTATCTTTTTCTAATGAAGTACGACATCTGGCCAAACCATATCCATATGGCACGAAAAAACAATTTCACGATATGCATAGCAAACGCAATTGTTAATGAGAAAAAGACATCGTTTCCACAACGATTTTTCTATAGCACATTCTATGAGTTATGCGATTATATCTTTTTGATCTCAAAGAACGACGAAAAAAACATTTCAAAATTAAAACTAAAGAAACCGAAGATATTTTCAACTGGCGACACAAGATATGATCAGGTTTTCATCAGAAGTAAAGAATCCAAGAAAAAAGCATCTCTTCCAAGCAATGTAACAAAGACAAAAAATGACGAGAAGAAGAAAATTTTTGTCGTCGGAAGCAGTTGGGAAGATGACGAAAAAATCATAATACCGACGATCGTAAAAATTCAGAAATATGAGCCAAAACTTTTAACAATTATAGTTCCACACGAACCTACCGAAGAAAACATTAGAAAAATAGAAGAAGAACTTGCAGACAAAATTTCTTTTATTAGGTTTTCTGCGATTGAAAATTACACTGATCAAAAAGTTATAATAGTTGATGCTGTTGGTTATCTTATGTCGCTTTACGCTTATGCTGATGTTGCATATGTTGGAGGGAGCTTTAAGCAGGGGATCCACAATGTGCTTGAACCTGCCACTTATGGGATTCCAGTGATATACGGTCCGAAGATAAACAACTCGCCAGAGGCGCAAAATCTCGCAAAAATTGGAGGTGGCTTCATCGTAAAAGACAAAAAAGAATTTTATAAAACTCTAAGAAAATTACTTTCGGACGAAAAACTTAGAACTGAATCTGGCAAAAGATCATTTGAGCTTGTTTCCTCAAACCTTGGAGCAACAGAAAAAATTATTCAATTTCTTGGATTAAACTCTTGA
- a CDS encoding peptidoglycan DD-metalloendopeptidase family protein, producing MERVWILSLLLIFLTTTEQNSQDKIKQKREELNRLRKEIEIFENKIKQAQREEKITLELIDDYERKDNLLRRLIAELKKQIKENEQQIHQLQTEIYKSESEIQTLKEQYAKYVRALYKRGRTHDLELILTAKSINQMLTRTVYLKKFTEYRKKTIDSIYALHTKLKEQKNELESVLSKQKDLVNQKEKEELNLQASIREKREILAKIRKDKQNLQIQLERRKKAIKELETVIAKLIEEERKRKLEQKKTDVEIPKIEGNFAKLRGKLPWPVDNGKIISRFGEQIHPTLKTITLNYGVDIAVPENSPVKAVADGIVSKIFWLPSFENIIIITHDGGFRTVYANLSDIFVNEGETVKSGQVIGRSGDSIEGSIVHFEIWYERQQQNPEIWLSKK from the coding sequence ATGGAAAGAGTTTGGATTTTAAGTTTATTGCTAATTTTTCTCACAACCACTGAGCAAAACTCGCAGGATAAAATAAAGCAAAAAAGAGAAGAGTTAAATCGCCTTCGCAAAGAGATAGAGATTTTTGAAAACAAAATTAAACAAGCACAAAGAGAAGAAAAGATCACACTGGAATTAATAGATGATTACGAAAGGAAAGATAATCTCTTGAGACGATTAATTGCTGAATTGAAAAAACAAATCAAAGAAAACGAACAACAGATCCATCAGCTTCAGACCGAAATTTACAAATCCGAAAGCGAAATCCAAACCTTAAAAGAGCAGTATGCTAAATATGTCAGGGCACTTTACAAACGGGGCAGAACTCACGATCTTGAATTGATTTTAACCGCAAAATCAATTAATCAAATGTTGACGCGAACTGTTTACCTTAAAAAATTTACAGAATACAGAAAAAAGACAATTGACTCCATCTACGCATTACATACGAAGTTAAAAGAACAAAAAAATGAACTTGAATCTGTCTTATCAAAACAAAAGGATCTGGTCAATCAGAAAGAAAAAGAAGAACTTAATCTTCAGGCAAGCATAAGAGAAAAAAGAGAAATCCTTGCGAAGATAAGGAAAGATAAACAAAATTTGCAAATACAACTTGAACGGAGGAAAAAAGCAATTAAGGAGCTTGAAACTGTTATCGCAAAACTAATTGAAGAAGAAAGGAAAAGAAAACTTGAACAGAAGAAAACAGATGTAGAAATTCCAAAAATAGAAGGAAACTTCGCTAAACTACGAGGTAAACTTCCATGGCCCGTAGATAATGGAAAGATAATATCTCGTTTCGGGGAGCAAATACACCCTACCCTTAAAACTATTACGCTAAATTATGGTGTTGATATTGCAGTTCCAGAAAATAGCCCGGTTAAAGCAGTCGCAGACGGAATCGTTTCAAAAATTTTTTGGCTACCGAGTTTTGAAAATATAATCATCATAACACACGACGGTGGTTTTAGAACAGTTTATGCTAACTTATCAGATATATTTGTCAACGAAGGCGAAACAGTAAAGTCAGGACAGGTCATAGGCAGAAGCGGGGATTCAATTGAAGGTTCAATTGTTCATTTTGAAATATGGTATGAACGACAACAACAAAACCCAGAGATATGGCTTTCAAAAAAATAA
- a CDS encoding menaquinone biosynthesis decarboxylase has translation MAQDLRSFLKILRERNELKEINAEVSTELEITEIADRVVKSSGPALLFKNVKDSKFPVTINLLGTYERVKLAIKNEPAETFKWLVEFLTEKPTPKNIYKNRRYFFKLFKALKPKVVKNAPVQEVVNLNPNLFEIPVLKCWPKDGGKFITLPLVITHDPETGKRNVGMYRIQLYDEKTAGLHWQSHKTGAYHYWKAEKLNKPLPVAIAIGGHPALIFSAIVPLPPNLDELMFASYLLNEKIRLVKAKTIPILVPANAEFIIEGYAYPFERRTEGPFGDHFGYYSLSEPFPVLHVTAITHRKDAIYPATIVGKPPMEDTWIGKAISEIFFPIIKMQLPEIEKMYISEEAGFHNLGILSVESYFPRQAVKAMMGVWGLGQLSLTKILIAVDKNINPENLKDVAIEILKWVDFSQDLIFVRDAHTDTLDVAGPTTDHGSKLGIDATPKKERQPFEIEKIDIPELKGKSEIIDELRPVDGILVIKIKKDKPFKAREIAREIWNLDIGRKIRIMFIVDEEVNIHDKTELVWGIFTRFDPERDIFFDERNLNYRVLPYFGRRMAIDCTRKFEEEGHHKPWLEVIKMDEKVKESITQRWKEFGF, from the coding sequence TTGGCTCAAGATTTAAGAAGTTTCCTGAAGATTTTAAGGGAAAGAAACGAACTTAAAGAAATTAACGCTGAAGTTTCCACAGAGCTTGAAATTACCGAGATCGCAGACAGGGTTGTAAAATCAAGCGGTCCGGCTCTTTTATTTAAAAACGTTAAAGATAGTAAGTTTCCCGTAACGATAAATCTACTTGGAACATACGAGAGAGTTAAGCTTGCAATCAAAAATGAACCTGCGGAAACTTTCAAATGGCTTGTTGAATTTCTAACTGAAAAACCTACGCCTAAAAACATTTACAAAAATAGAAGATATTTCTTTAAACTTTTCAAAGCGTTAAAACCTAAAGTTGTTAAAAACGCGCCTGTTCAAGAAGTGGTAAATCTTAATCCCAACCTTTTTGAAATTCCTGTGCTGAAATGCTGGCCTAAAGATGGAGGCAAGTTCATCACGTTACCACTTGTTATAACTCACGATCCAGAAACGGGAAAAAGAAATGTTGGGATGTATAGAATTCAACTTTATGACGAAAAAACCGCAGGGCTTCATTGGCAAAGCCATAAAACAGGAGCTTATCACTATTGGAAAGCTGAAAAACTTAACAAACCACTTCCTGTAGCCATCGCAATTGGCGGACATCCAGCGCTAATCTTTTCTGCAATCGTCCCTCTACCACCTAATCTTGATGAACTTATGTTTGCCTCATATCTTCTTAATGAAAAAATTCGTCTTGTAAAAGCGAAAACAATCCCAATATTAGTTCCGGCAAACGCTGAATTTATAATTGAAGGTTATGCTTATCCATTTGAACGCAGGACTGAAGGTCCGTTTGGTGATCATTTCGGATATTATTCACTTTCTGAACCATTTCCCGTTTTGCATGTCACTGCAATCACTCATAGAAAAGATGCGATTTACCCAGCAACAATAGTTGGAAAACCTCCGATGGAAGATACTTGGATTGGAAAAGCAATATCTGAAATTTTCTTCCCCATCATAAAAATGCAACTTCCCGAAATAGAAAAGATGTATATAAGTGAAGAAGCTGGCTTCCATAACTTGGGCATTTTATCTGTTGAGAGCTACTTCCCACGACAAGCAGTTAAAGCAATGATGGGAGTTTGGGGACTTGGACAACTTTCTTTAACTAAAATTTTGATAGCTGTTGACAAAAACATAAATCCAGAAAACCTAAAAGATGTCGCAATTGAAATTTTAAAATGGGTTGACTTTTCACAAGATTTGATCTTCGTAAGAGATGCCCACACTGATACACTTGATGTCGCAGGACCAACAACGGACCACGGTTCAAAACTTGGAATTGATGCAACCCCTAAAAAAGAAAGACAACCGTTTGAGATAGAGAAAATTGATATACCTGAATTGAAAGGTAAAAGCGAGATCATTGATGAATTAAGACCAGTTGATGGAATTCTTGTAATAAAAATCAAAAAAGATAAACCATTTAAAGCCAGAGAGATAGCAAGAGAAATATGGAATCTTGACATCGGTAGAAAGATCAGAATTATGTTCATTGTAGATGAAGAGGTTAACATCCACGATAAAACTGAACTTGTGTGGGGGATATTTACGAGATTTGATCCCGAGAGAGATATATTTTTTGACGAGAGAAATTTAAATTATCGCGTTCTTCCCTATTTTGGTCGCCGAATGGCAATTGATTGCACGAGAAAATTTGAAGAAGAAGGACATCACAAGCCGTGGCTTGAAGTTATAAAAATGGATGAAAAAGTCAAAGAAAGTATCACTCAACGATGGAAAGAGTTTGGATTTTAA
- a CDS encoding SDR family oxidoreductase, protein MGLQTKNYFVMSAALFTGFPGFIGARLIKRLFDYRRDIERFYLIVQEKYLSLANETIKKILTEFPSMSKAFQVIIGDITLPNLGIESPEKIKDEITECFHLAAVYDLAVPFEVGYRVNVLGTENVVNFLKNCPNLRKFNYVSTAYVSGLATGVFSEDDFDLGQGFKNFYEQTKFLAEKVVRENQKFIPTTIYRPGIVVGDSKTGETAKFDGPYYVILLMLKLPNYSPFPKVGSGEAEVNIVPVDYVVDSIAYLSGLDETVGKVFHLTDPRPHKVFELVQIFAERLGKSFIYFRISPQTMKKLMKPQFLQRVVGIPVQLIDYFDHHIHYDCSFTTSILERGYIRCPDLLDYVDVMIEFVRRNKGRIARRGLS, encoded by the coding sequence ATGGGCTTACAAACAAAAAATTACTTTGTAATGTCAGCTGCACTTTTCACGGGCTTTCCGGGATTTATCGGGGCGAGGTTGATAAAAAGACTGTTTGATTATAGGCGGGATATAGAGAGGTTTTATCTTATTGTTCAGGAAAAGTATCTTTCTCTTGCGAATGAGACGATCAAAAAAATTCTCACAGAATTTCCGTCAATGTCAAAAGCATTTCAAGTTATAATAGGTGATATCACTCTACCAAATCTTGGAATTGAAAGTCCAGAGAAGATTAAAGATGAAATAACGGAATGTTTTCATCTTGCAGCTGTTTATGATCTTGCTGTTCCTTTTGAGGTGGGTTACCGAGTAAATGTTTTGGGGACTGAAAATGTTGTTAATTTTTTGAAAAATTGTCCCAATTTGCGAAAATTTAACTATGTAAGCACAGCTTATGTTTCCGGTCTTGCGACTGGAGTTTTTAGTGAAGATGATTTTGACCTCGGACAGGGTTTTAAAAATTTTTATGAGCAGACGAAATTTCTCGCTGAAAAAGTTGTGAGAGAAAATCAGAAGTTTATTCCCACGACGATTTATAGACCAGGGATAGTTGTTGGTGATTCAAAAACTGGTGAAACCGCTAAATTTGATGGACCTTATTATGTCATTCTTTTGATGCTAAAGCTCCCAAACTATTCCCCGTTTCCTAAAGTTGGATCGGGTGAGGCAGAAGTTAACATTGTTCCTGTGGATTATGTGGTTGATTCAATTGCTTATTTGAGTGGACTTGATGAGACAGTTGGAAAAGTTTTTCATCTTACAGATCCGAGACCACACAAGGTTTTTGAGTTGGTTCAAATTTTCGCTGAACGGCTTGGAAAAAGTTTTATTTATTTCCGCATTTCACCCCAAACAATGAAAAAGTTGATGAAACCTCAATTCTTGCAAAGAGTTGTTGGTATTCCTGTGCAGTTGATTGATTACTTTGATCATCATATTCATTATGATTGTAGTTTTACAACTTCAATTTTAGAGCGAGGTTATATAAGGTGTCCAGATTTGCTTGATTATGTTGATGTCATGATTGAGTTCGTTCGTAGGAATAAAGGTAGGATTGCAAGACGGGGCTTAAGTTAA
- a CDS encoding phosphoglucomutase/phosphomannomutase family protein: MAHIKFGTDGWRGIIAKDFTFENLTKVAIATAKFYKRHKKAKNGLVIGYDTRFLSREFAEHVATVISNFGIKVLLSDGYCPTPAVSLAIPKFNCAGGVVITASHNPYKYNGYKLKADFGGPEEIENIEKVEKEANKLPKSEIEKVKKSFEQLKDKGLIELVDLKKIYIDDLKTKIDVEAIERSGLKIAHDAMYGAGQKILNEIIPSAVVIHNEFNPSFGGVSPEPIAKNLAELMRLVPEKGFDVGLATDGDADRIGAVDEKGNFVDPQRVFAILLKYFYEDKGLRGDVVKTVSVGLMVDKLANKYGLKVYELPVGFKHVATLMVTKDVMIGGEESGGIGVKTHIPERDGLFLGLTICEMMVKRGKKLSEIVDEIFEEIGPHYYKRIDLHTTEAHKQKILGRLKKGLKEIAGYKVNNVLTIDGFKFFFDNGWLLVRASGTEPLLRFYCEMDDPEKVDKVLDWIVNLK; this comes from the coding sequence ATGGCACATATAAAATTTGGAACTGATGGTTGGAGAGGTATAATTGCCAAAGATTTCACATTTGAGAATTTAACGAAGGTTGCAATTGCAACCGCCAAATTTTATAAAAGACATAAAAAAGCTAAAAACGGACTTGTCATAGGATATGACACAAGATTTCTCTCACGAGAGTTTGCTGAACATGTTGCAACCGTGATATCGAATTTTGGAATAAAGGTTTTACTGTCCGACGGATATTGCCCAACGCCTGCAGTTTCATTAGCAATTCCAAAATTTAATTGTGCTGGAGGAGTTGTTATAACCGCAAGCCATAATCCTTATAAATACAATGGCTATAAGCTAAAAGCGGATTTCGGCGGTCCTGAAGAGATTGAGAACATAGAAAAAGTTGAAAAAGAAGCGAATAAACTCCCAAAGTCAGAAATTGAAAAAGTGAAAAAGTCATTTGAACAGCTAAAGGATAAGGGATTAATTGAACTTGTTGACTTGAAAAAAATTTACATTGATGATTTAAAAACGAAAATAGATGTTGAAGCAATAGAAAGATCAGGGCTGAAAATAGCTCACGATGCGATGTATGGAGCAGGGCAAAAGATTTTGAATGAGATTATACCTTCAGCGGTTGTCATTCATAATGAATTTAATCCTTCATTTGGTGGAGTAAGTCCTGAACCAATTGCGAAAAATCTTGCCGAATTAATGCGACTTGTTCCAGAGAAAGGTTTTGATGTAGGTCTTGCAACGGATGGGGACGCAGATAGAATTGGCGCTGTTGATGAAAAAGGAAATTTCGTAGATCCGCAAAGAGTATTTGCGATTTTGTTAAAGTATTTTTACGAAGATAAAGGTTTAAGAGGCGATGTTGTTAAAACTGTGTCCGTTGGATTAATGGTTGATAAACTTGCGAATAAATATGGCTTAAAAGTTTATGAACTACCTGTTGGTTTTAAACATGTGGCAACGCTTATGGTTACTAAGGATGTGATGATCGGCGGTGAAGAAAGCGGCGGAATCGGAGTTAAAACTCATATACCAGAGCGAGATGGGTTATTTCTTGGATTGACAATTTGTGAAATGATGGTCAAAAGAGGGAAAAAACTTTCTGAAATAGTTGATGAAATTTTTGAAGAAATAGGTCCTCACTATTACAAGAGAATTGATCTTCACACCACAGAAGCACACAAACAGAAAATTCTTGGAAGGCTTAAGAAAGGATTAAAAGAAATTGCGGGTTATAAAGTTAACAATGTCCTAACAATTGATGGATTTAAATTCTTCTTTGATAATGGCTGGCTTCTTGTGAGGGCTTCGGGAACCGAACCATTGTTAAGATTCTATTGTGAAATGGATGATCCTGAGAAAGTTGATAAAGTCCTTGATTGGATTGTCAATCTAAAATAA